The DNA segment acagacagacagacagacagacagacagacagacagacagacagacagacggatgaATGGACAGAAGACTGAAGCGTGGGCGGATGGACAGAAGCACGTTCTGATTGGATTGGTTGGGGTGATACAATAGGATGATAGAATGAAATAGGACATTAAAGGTTAACACCAATAAGGGACCCTTGTGAGAGAAGCTCATTTTATACTTGAAAAGGTCTATTCATGACGTGCAACTACTCATAATTGTATTGGATTCTCATAAGTTCTGATTTGCTTTAAAGGATAAGGGGCATTCACTGTAAGTACTGCGCTGTCGGAGAAGAGGATGCACATGCATATTACATACTCATTATGGGGGAGGTACTGGATCAGATAAATAGCTGGAGTGGATATTAGTCGAGCTATTTGCGGCTATTTGAGTACACTGACCACGTCATAGTTTCCCGTTAACAGGTCCTAATAGGGCTAAATAAGCAAAGATAAGAAAATATCCTactttcaaaaatgtatttgtgaaaaTAAAACTGAGGGAGGCTGTTATGGTGTTTTAAGAAGTAACACTGCCATGCCTTAAGACCATAAAGACATATGGAtggagtgaagaagagaatGTGTCAATTCATTAGAAGAGGACTGTGCACCTGTCGGTCCGTCTCCTTGCCGGCCACGTCCGCCTTGCTGAGGTAAAAGCGAAGCTTGTCTCCGCACGTCTCGCTCAGTTTCTCCACTATGTTGAGCGTTCGCTTGCACAGTGCCTGCCCCATGGGATCAAAAAACACGAAGATCAAGTCCGCCTGTTGCCCTGGTAgtaaaaaaaacccacacacacacacacacaagcacacacagcctTAGCTCAGACCACTGCACCAAACCAAACTACTTACAGACGTACTTTCTGGAACAGGTGGAAATCTTATTTTTTAGCCTTAGGGGCATCACTTAATTTAATCTTCTCTCTATTTAAATATTTCTTTAGTTCAGCAGAGCATATCAAATTAATACCAAATATGTATTGGCGATCTAGAATATGTCAAAAAATATTGACAAGCCTTGCAGGCAAACTGAGATCAAACTTTCTTTTTACAGCACGTGAAATGTAGCTACCCAAGACTGTCTTAAACAGTGCTATACCAAACGATGTGATGGCATTGTTGACCGTCTTAAACAGGGCCTTACCAAACGATGTGATGGCATTGTTGACTTCGAAAGGGTAGATCATGTCTCCGTCCACCAGCCCGGGAGTGTCCACAAAGGTGACCAGGCTGAACTTCTTCTGCTTGGAGGTGGAGATCTCGGCTGAGAGGTAGTCCGTAACACCTAAAATACAGAACTAGGTTCATACATAAAGGTGCTCCCTCACGAGGCTGCAAAAGCACTGATTTGTCAATCACTTGAGTTTAGCAGAAGAATTGAGGAAGCCTCCTGCAGCATCTGACTGGTTCGTACCAGTCCAGGTTTGGCTGACGACTGCACTTGACGAAATCCGTAATCGATGCAATAATCTGTCATTGCACAGCACAATCAACTTTTCATCCGAGACACCTTACgggacaaatgcacacacagaatttGTTGTCATTCCTAAAAGCTGCCGCCCCCCAAGACTTTCCATCTCCCGTGCCTCAGCACAGCCCATCTGATCATCATTCGAGACGTCCACTGCTCCTCGCGCAGGAAAAACCTGGCGACCGTTGACCGTTGCCCGTTGTCATGGTCACCCACAACAGCTCTTCAACTGGCAGCTTTAGGACGAACACACATAAAGCTAGCCAGTGAAGAACGACTGTGAAGCAACGCGCTGCAAACGTACCCAGACTTAAAAACCAATCGCCGGCGATTCATAACACTCCGTGGACAAGTGGCCACCTGAAAACAGTAAGCAATGCGTTttgacccccccacccatccccatCCCAACTCTACCCATCAAATGGCAATGAGGGTCTTcggtgggggtgggaggagaTGACACTGAAACTCTTTCATCAAATGGAGGCAGGTGTTCAGAGCCCCGGCACAAACCACTTCCTTGTGATTTTAATGCGCTTTACCCTCATTGGCATTCGCGCCAGCTACTCTCCAGTGACACATCTCCCGTGCCAGTCCATCAATCTCTCTTCGCGTGCCCATCCTCTGGCTTCCCAGCCATTACTAACAGGTACGCAGCCTGCACACCAATGATACACACCAGCCTGCAAAACACGCACTGCCAAAAAAATAACCATTTTGACTTggccggacacacacacacacatatatacacacatatatatatcgTGAACTCATGGCACACTCCAGAGATGGCTGTGAGGATCTGACCAGggttatatatacagacatatatatctGGCCAGGGTTGGTGTCCTTTCCCCTCCAGCCTATTCCTGTTCCAGTGCGTCGTAAAAATAGCCTGTCAGATAGATTTAGCCAGACAAGACGTAAAGCCAGCCGTGCTAAACCGTGTGCAATGGATTCCATGATCGCCACCAAGCCAGTAAGCCATCTGAAAGGTGAAAAGGTAATTAGGAGCGATCCTCGTTCCTTGCTGGCACCGACCACGGCGGCTAGGGTGACTAAAGATGAGCACTGGGGTGTGTATCCAGTTGGCCCCATGGAAAAGGCCAAGGGCCAAGGGCCAACTAACCAGCAGCAGTCCCCCAAACAGGACGGGCTCCTGGAGCGATGGCACCTTGGCTAGGGGATCCGGGACTCGACCCTGAACTTCGCTCCGGGCCACACCCGAAGTATGCGCCAGTCAAAGCTCTCGCGCACCAGCGCAGGAGGGTCGATGCGCCGACGCTTGTCGCATCTTTCAGCGCTCCACTCTCCATCGGTTCGAAGAAGAATCGAGAGCACCCATTTGCCGGCACCAATAATAACCGCTGACGACATTATCAAACAAGCTTCATATAGCGGGTCATTTGAAACCAACGATTTGATGAGTCACCCTCAGACGCTTGGAtatggaagagagaagaggtactaggtgtgtgtggggaagcggaggagtgagagagagtgtacgtgtgtgtgtgtgtgtgtgtgtgtgtgtgtgtgtatcaatatCTGAGACGTCTCCTATCCTGCCCTCTCTGTCCAtgcggcagcagcagtggcgaGGGGGTCTTTAAGACGGCCGCCTCTAATGGATGTGACATTTCTGCCGacggagctctctctctctctctctctctctctctctctctctctctctctctctctcttttctttctctttctcttttctctctctctcttctctctctctctctctctttctctctctctctctctctctctctttctctctctctttccctctctctctctctcccatctcccccACCCAACTGCACTGCTCTCAATGGGAGCGTGACTCACTCCCTCACTGCGCTCCCTCACGATCCCTATACACGCCATGGCAGCCTACACATCAACCCAGCGCAaaaagctgctgctgcttcgGCCACACAGTCGGGCTGTCTTTCACCGTGGTGACACGGACGCGGGCACGCCCTGTGCACCATAACCGGGCCAGACGCGAGCCAGCACCGGGCCAGACGCGAGTGGCGCCCACGGCCCCTGGCCTTTTTTGGCTACGACGGGTGTGTCGCCACCCATCTGCTCAAGGTGTCCCAGGGTGTCTATGCATTTATGCACTCTTGACGCAATGGACACAACACAAACGGAGACGGGGAAGGGGGGCGTGAAGCTACTGCAAAGAGACACGAGAGCCGATGTATAGCACAGGATATGACTTGAATATTAGTCATGACAAACACTTCGGCATTAGGCTGAAGCACACTGGACTATGAAAAAGACACGAATCCTTCTTTAGTGCACTGAGATATACTGGCGGATCACCCAAACAGATGTACATTGTGCTTTTTCAGAGCAAATATCCCCCCTCTGAACCACATGTACGCATGATGCGAAAatctcattttacatttatgcacacacccaaacacattgTCATTAAGCATTTACGGCTACACGAAGTACAAATAGCCGGCTGAACAGAGCCAGAAGCAATCCATCTAGCAATCTACAAGTGCCGAGATACACGGAGAGCCTGGCCACCGAGGAGCAGCCCCGGAAATCAGGTCCCCAAAATGATCACATGAATCCCTACCTTTAAACTCCAGCAGGGGTCGGAAATGGGGGTAGAGGTGTAGCGTTGCATTGCCCTGTGAGGATGAAGGAGAAAGACACGCATAAGAGACAAGCttgatgagagaaaaagacaataaaaaagacagggagaaagatagaACAAAAAGGACTGAGAGCGATGCGGAGAGAAAAATTGCCAGCAGCCGGCAGACAAGCAGGCCCTAATAAATGGAGTGCCtagtctgtctcttcctctttttctttttcttcttcttcttcttcttctctgtctctctctctctcgctttccctctccctctctcctgtagTCTGGgcgacactctctctctctctctctctctctctccctgccggGGGCTTTTCTGCGGCTCACAGTTCCGCCACGCGTCGACTCTAAGCCCTTCCTGTATATAGCAGATAATCCCTCCACTCCAGGTCCTTTCCTCTAATTCATCTTCATCTCCTTTACTAGACCTTCTAGACAGAGAttgagacaaagagggaggagaggaagaggaagagaaagagagaaggagagagagggaggaagggagaaggagcaggagagtTTAGAGCTGCGGAGACGAGAGTTGCCGTCCATAAGCGCCGCTCCtgtttttgagagagaggagcagcagcatcagcaacagcatcagcatcagcatcagcatcagcatcagcatctgcatcagcatcagcagcatccgGACGCAGCTCCGCTCTCCAGGCTCgctcacccacactcactcactcactccggCTCTCAGTGTGCCGCTCATACAACCAGCACTGTCACTGTTGCTCACTCGCTCGCTTATACACACGTACAccgcacgtatgcacacacgtgcacaccccccccccccccccacacacacacacacacacagagtctgtcAGGTGCTACTATGCTAACAAACTAATACAGTGCTATCTTTCTTCCtatcttccttccttcctgccaTTCGTTcgtccttcctttctttcccatTATCAGCACATCACAGGAATCATTTCgtcttcatacttttaaaaCCGGTAGCATTAAAACAGTCAAGTGCAGTCTACACAGCTAGCTATCATTTACAGAGGTGTGATAGTCTTAAGGAAGTCACATGGGTGTTGCTGCAGTAGGCCTTAAGTCCTGCCCTGTGTATGGCCATTCAGCATTATCTACTTGTCTGTGGGTTCACCTACTACAGTGGTGTTATTTATCGACTGTCCTTCATGCGATCACTCGGACAATGCAAGCCTGTCATCCTCAATCTTttatggagatcatttccagtcataaaaaaacacataatatTCAGCTAGCCACTTGTTAGTGTCCTGATTAGCATACATTTACATACTGTGTAACACAGAGACTTTGGTAAAACCTTCCCTTGAAATGTCAACAATCAGGCATGGTGGTGCAACCATTCTACCAAGAGCTTACCGTTAATGACTCTCTTTTTCGTCCACTTGTTATGAAGGTAAAACCTTGCGTTTCTATAGCGACTCCCGTTTTCTGAATGTGCTCCTCAACATACCTGAAAGAGGCAGAATTCAGATGCAGGTGTtcagtttatacacacacacacacacacacacacacacacacacacacacacacacacgcacgcacgcacgcacgcacacacacacacacacacacaccctgatttGCATTCAGACATACATTTTATCACTGGGGAAATCACC comes from the Clupea harengus unplaced genomic scaffold, Ch_v2.0.2, whole genome shotgun sequence genome and includes:
- the LOC122130519 gene encoding uncharacterized protein LOC122130519 isoform X2 gives rise to the protein MSGGRKPRSVANPLESAITTPSERILKQCHNLYIDNDNGLVKIAGGLGLLLLPPRKKIIVMIMGNHSAGKSSFINWYVEEHIQKTGVAIETQGFTFITSGRKRESLTGNATLHLYPHFRPLLEFKGVTDYLSAEISTSKQKKFSLVTFVDTPGLVDGDMIYPFEVNNAITSFGTVQANAQHSGETERDVRRQASLLPQQGGRGRQGDGPTESDDADCSGAVSPPRAQPVWLCDAHYLHPQSAEGEATAGQHLLTALTWQGE
- the LOC122130519 gene encoding EH domain-containing protein 1-like isoform X1 yields the protein MSGGRKPRSVANPLESAITTPSERILKQCHNLYIDNDNGLVKIAGGLGLLLLPPRKKIIVMIMGNHSAGKSSFINWYVEEHIQKTGVAIETQGFTFITSGRKRESLTGNATLHLYPHFRPLLEFKGVTDYLSAEISTSKQKKFSLVTFVDTPGLVDGDMIYPFEVNNAITSFGQQADLIFVFFDPMGQALCKRTLNIVEKLSETCGDKLRFYLSKADVAGKETDRQRVMMQIVQELCRRPGLNQCGFAMPTIYIPNPQKVRQQRGNTCSQPSPGRGNSHLLTDNRCHSFRLDAT